The nucleotide window ATAGGTATATTAACAGATTCCTTTACTTGCTTAATAATATCCCAGTTAGCATGCCCTTCATACATTTGAACACGCGTTCTACCGTGTAATGAAACAGCTTTCCCTCCAGCCCGCTCAACTGCTTGGGCATTTTCAATCGCATAAATATGGTCTTCATCCCAACCCATACGCATTTTTACTGTTACAGGTAAATCCACCGCATCAACTACAGAAGCTACCATTTCGTAAATTTTATTTGGATCAAGCAGCCACTTTGCACCTGCATCAGCCTTCGTTATTTTAGGTACAGGGCATCCCATATTTATATCAATGATATCCGCGTTTGTATTTTGCTCTACAAACTTAGCAGCATTTACTAATGTTTCTTTCTCACCGCCAAAGATTTGCAAGCTTAATGGTTTCTCTCGTTCATCCATATATAACATATTTAACGTTTTCTCATTTTTATGGAGGATTGCTTTGTCACTTACCATTTCGGCACACACTAACCCTGCACCAAACTCTTTAACTGTAAGACGAAAAGCAGAGTTACAAACTCCAGCCATAGGCGCTAGGACAACAGGGTTTTTCATTGTTATATCGCCGATTTTTAGCACTAGATTCACCTCTTTACTAATGATATTATAACGTTTTTTCAACAACTGTAAAAGCTACCTTCTCTTTTGGTTGAAAGACAGCTATTCCCTCTTTATCCGGTAAATCTCGAGTATCTATATGATATTTATCGATAAGTCCCTCGTTTATCTCTAACAAAGGAATGATAACAAACGCTCTTTCAAACATTCTTGGGTGTGGAACAATTAACTGCTCCGACTCTATATTTTCATCATTAAAGAGCAAAATGTCAAGATCTATTGTACGCGGACCCCATCGCTGCTCTCTTTTTCGACCAAGAGCATTTTCTATTTCCTGGGTAACTTCTATCAATTCATAAGGATTTAATGTTGTATTCAAACAAAGGACCATATTAAGAAAATTAGGTTGATCCGTGAATCCCACTGGTTCCGTTTCATAAATTGAAGAGTAAGCTACTACGATAACACCTGGATTTTTATCCAGTAATTTAATAGCACTCTTTATATAGTCGAGCCGATCACCTTGATTTGTACCGAGCGCAACGTAAACTTCGTTCTTCATATTCATACTACTCTACCTCTTTTAATTTCTACCGCAACAGATTCGTAATAACCGGGAATTGGAGGGTCTGGTTTAATAATAGTAACCGTGCAGAACAAAATCGTTTCAAACTGTTGTAATAATGCAGTCGCTACTTTCTCAGCTACTGTTTCAATTAGCTTAACAGGCTTACCCTCCACTATATCTCTAATTGTAGAGTACACCTCTGCATAATTTACTGTCTCGGATAAATCATCTGTTTGACCTGCCTTTGCAAGATCAAGCTCTAAAACTATATCAACGATAAAGCGTTGTCCTAATTTATTTTCTTCCTGAAATGCACCATGATAACCATAGAAAGTCATCTTATTTAAATAAATTTTATCCATGCTTTACCACTCTTTTTCCTAACATAGCATCCATCATTCGGGCCATTCTTGTCATTTCTTTTACATCATGAACTCGGACCATATGACAGCCTCTTTCAATGCCTAAGCAAACAGTTGCTCCAGTGCCTTCCATGCGTTCCTCTGGCGGTAAATCTAATGCTTGGCCAATCATAGATTTTCTCGAAGTAGCTAAAAGCACTGGGTATCCCAATTCAACCAGTTTATTTAAATTGCGCATAACTTCTAGGTTTTGCTCAAATGTTTTACCGAACCCTATACCTGGGTCAAGGATAATGTTTTCATCTTTTACACCGGCACTTTTTGCTATCTGTATACTTTCTAGTAAATCAGATTGTATGTCCTTCATCAGATTTTGATAATTTGTGTTATCCCGATTGTGCATTAGAATGATAGGTACATCAAGGTGTGCCGCTACAGATGCTATTTTAGGATCGGCCTTAGCTCCCCATATATCATTAATTATATGTGCACCTGCCTCTATAGATTGACGGGCTACCTCTGATTTATATGTATCAATTGATATTGGCTTATTAACTTTTTTAGATTGCAGGGCTTCGATTACTGGTAAAACACGAGCTAACTCTTCTTCATCCGATATTTTCTCGTAACCCGGCCTTGTTGATTCACCACCTAAATCAATTATGTCTGCACCATTTGAAATCATACTTTCGGCATGGCGTACAGCTGTTTCTATATTTGTATACCTTCCTCCGTCTGAAAAAGAATCCGGGGTAACATTAAGAATTCCCATGATCCACGTTTTTTCGTTCATATCCAGCATTTGATTTCCACAACGTACGTGTAAGGATTTCATTTGTACATCCATCCAATCTCTTAGAGTACTTCCGCCTTTGACCATAATTTCTTTTGCTTATAATACTGATACAAATCTGAAACCTTATTTGTAATACTTCCTTTTCCACCTGGCAGAACCTGTCCGTTTATTCCTATTAAAGGTACAACTTCTTGAATAGAATTTGTTACAAACGCTTCATCACAATCAATTAAAGTCTCCTTTTCATAATAGCCTACTTCGTATTTAATATTTAGCTTTTGTAATAACGTTAGAACAAATTCGCGTGTTATTCCATTTAGTAACCCCGTTCCGCTATCAGGAGTATAAACTACTCTATTCTTAATCCAAAAGATATTCGAAACAATACCTTCACATACAAAGCCCTGTTCATTTAAAAAAAGGCCTTCTTTTGAAGAATCGTCCCCAATCTCACGTTTGGCAAGGATATTATTTAAATAATGGTGGGATTTCAATCTATAGGAGCCTTCCGGTGTGTTTCTTCTAGTTCTTAACAAAACCGCTTCTTTTTCAAGCATATGACTTTTAGCTAAGGGCTTTATGTAGATGATGGTTGTAGGAGACTCGTAAGCTCTTGTTTGGAGCCCAACCTCGCCAGTTCCTGCCGAAACATTTAGTCTTATGTAGGCATGCGAAAGACCATTTGCCTTAAGCAACTGGTCTAACACACTTACTATTTTATTCGTATCATAATCCCACTTTATATTTAACTCTACTAAGCCTTTTTTCAGGCGATGAATATGGTCTTCTAGCAAAAATGGATGCCCTTCATCTACTCGAAAAGTTTCGAATAAACCAAGTCCATACATAAAACCATGATCAAAAGGGGAAATTTTCACTAGATTTTGATCAATTATTTCACCATTTATATAGACGTACATTTATTATCTCCATATGAATTAATAAAATTTTGAAGCATCTCTTTACCAAAAGACGTAATAATCGACTCGGGATGAAATTGTACACCTTCAATAGGAAGTTCTTTATGCCTTATAGCCATAATTTCATCCTCTTTAGTCCATGCTGAAATTTCAAAACAATCTGGCAATGTTTCCTTTTTAACTATCAACGAATGATATCTAGTTGCTGTAAACGGGTTATTTAAACCGGAAAAAATGGTTTTGTTGTCATGATACATCTCAGAAGTTTTACCATGCATTAGTCGCTCTGCTCGAACAACATCTCCTCCAAATACTTGGGCAATTGATTGATGACCAAGGCATACTCCGAAGATTGGAATTTTTCCAGCGAAGGCACGTATGGCTTCCATACTAATTCCCGCTTCATTTGGACTGCATGGACCTGGAGAAATCATTAAAAATTGTGGGTTTAACTCCTCAATTTCAGCAATGGTTATTTCATCATTTCTTTTCACAACTAGCTCTTGACCTAATTCCCCTAAATACTGTACTAAATTAAACGTAAATGAATCATAGTTATCAATCATTAAAATCATTCCGCTCACCTCTGCTCAGCTATTTCTTTTTTTAAAAGATTATTTTGAAAATGCTTTCCTAGTTAAATCCAGGTTAAAACATTGCTCACTTAATTCTTTCGCCTTCCACAATGCTTTTCCCTTCTTTAATGATTCATTGTACTCTGCTTTTGGATTTGAATCAACTACTATTCCTGCTCCAGCTTGTACATGACACATATGATCTTTAACAATCATGGTTCGAATTGCGATATTTAACTCCATATCTTCACTAAAACTGATCCATCCTATCGATCCAGTGTA belongs to Bacillus sp. Marseille-P3661 and includes:
- the dusB gene encoding tRNA dihydrouridine synthase DusB encodes the protein MLKIGDITMKNPVVLAPMAGVCNSAFRLTVKEFGAGLVCAEMVSDKAILHKNEKTLNMLYMDEREKPLSLQIFGGEKETLVNAAKFVEQNTNADIIDINMGCPVPKITKADAGAKWLLDPNKIYEMVASVVDAVDLPVTVKMRMGWDEDHIYAIENAQAVERAGGKAVSLHGRTRVQMYEGHANWDIIKQVKESVNIPIIGNGDVQTPEDAKRMLELTGCDGVMIGRAALGNPWVIYRTVKYLETGELMGEPTPKEKIDVCLLHADRLIELKGEKVAIMEMRKHAAWYLKGIRGNAKVRNSINECNTRADLISLLEQYVSFLEQDEIIDLKVV
- the pabA gene encoding aminodeoxychorismate/anthranilate synthase component II encodes the protein MILMIDNYDSFTFNLVQYLGELGQELVVKRNDEITIAEIEELNPQFLMISPGPCSPNEAGISMEAIRAFAGKIPIFGVCLGHQSIAQVFGGDVVRAERLMHGKTSEMYHDNKTIFSGLNNPFTATRYHSLIVKKETLPDCFEISAWTKEDEIMAIRHKELPIEGVQFHPESIITSFGKEMLQNFINSYGDNKCTSI
- the pabC gene encoding aminodeoxychorismate lyase, whose translation is MYVYINGEIIDQNLVKISPFDHGFMYGLGLFETFRVDEGHPFLLEDHIHRLKKGLVELNIKWDYDTNKIVSVLDQLLKANGLSHAYIRLNVSAGTGEVGLQTRAYESPTTIIYIKPLAKSHMLEKEAVLLRTRRNTPEGSYRLKSHHYLNNILAKREIGDDSSKEGLFLNEQGFVCEGIVSNIFWIKNRVVYTPDSGTGLLNGITREFVLTLLQKLNIKYEVGYYEKETLIDCDEAFVTNSIQEVVPLIGINGQVLPGGKGSITNKVSDLYQYYKQKKLWSKAEVL
- the folB gene encoding dihydroneopterin aldolase encodes the protein MDKIYLNKMTFYGYHGAFQEENKLGQRFIVDIVLELDLAKAGQTDDLSETVNYAEVYSTIRDIVEGKPVKLIETVAEKVATALLQQFETILFCTVTIIKPDPPIPGYYESVAVEIKRGRVV
- the folP gene encoding dihydropteroate synthase, with amino-acid sequence MKSLHVRCGNQMLDMNEKTWIMGILNVTPDSFSDGGRYTNIETAVRHAESMISNGADIIDLGGESTRPGYEKISDEEELARVLPVIEALQSKKVNKPISIDTYKSEVARQSIEAGAHIINDIWGAKADPKIASVAAHLDVPIILMHNRDNTNYQNLMKDIQSDLLESIQIAKSAGVKDENIILDPGIGFGKTFEQNLEVMRNLNKLVELGYPVLLATSRKSMIGQALDLPPEERMEGTGATVCLGIERGCHMVRVHDVKEMTRMARMMDAMLGKRVVKHG
- the folK gene encoding 2-amino-4-hydroxy-6-hydroxymethyldihydropteridine diphosphokinase — its product is MKNEVYVALGTNQGDRLDYIKSAIKLLDKNPGVIVVAYSSIYETEPVGFTDQPNFLNMVLCLNTTLNPYELIEVTQEIENALGRKREQRWGPRTIDLDILLFNDENIESEQLIVPHPRMFERAFVIIPLLEINEGLIDKYHIDTRDLPDKEGIAVFQPKEKVAFTVVEKTL